Genomic window (Nitrospirales bacterium LBB_01):
GACGTCTCCATATCAATTTTGCCGCTGGTTTTTGCCGTAGTGTTTTGGCTTGCTGGTTTTGACATTCTCTATGCTCTTCAGGATGTCAACTTTGATAAAACTCATGGGCTTTACTCAATTCCTCAGAGATTTGGAATCAAAAAAGCAATCACACTGTCAAGGGTTTTTCATCTCTTTACATTTATTTTGCTTGCGCTGACGGGAGTATTTTTTAATATGGGAATTTTCTACTTCATTGGGATTGCCGTGGTTGCGGTACTTTTAATATATGAACACTTGCTGGTAAAGCCCGATGATCTCAGTAAACTTGATATGGCTTTTTTTAATATTAACGGCTACATTAGTGTTACAGTGTTTGTGTTTGTGCTGATAGAAAATACTTTATTTAAACAATAGATGGAACAGGAACTTAAAGTAAAACTTCCAGTGTTTGAGGGGCCTCTTGATCTCCTTCTCTCTCTGATTCAAAAAAACAAGATTGACATCTATGATATTCCGATAGCGTTTATTACCAGACAATATCTTGAGTACCTTGCGGCATGGACTAAGGAGCTGAACGTTGACGTAGCAAGTGAGTTTCTCGTGATGGCGGCAACACTGATACATATAAAGTCACGGATGCTGCTTCCGGTTGAGAGTCAGGACGCATTGGATGAGGATGAGGATCCGCGTCTTGAGCTTGTAGGTCGGCTGCTAGCATATCAGTCGTTTAAAGAGGCGGCTCTGGCGCTTAAAGAAAAGGAAACGTTTGGAGAAACCTACTTTTTCAGAGACCCACAGTGGGTTGACGAGGCGGATGCAGTTAATACGGAACAGACGTTGTTTAGTGTTGATCTCTATGTGCTGCTGCGGGCTTTTTCCTCTTTAATGGATAAAAAACCAATTGAGGCCAGGCGCATTACCAGAGAGAGTTTGACGTTAAAGGACAAAATTGCCGTCATCATGGAGAGGCTTGACATAGAAAAGGAAATAATCTTTTATGACCTGTTTGGAGAGACCGACGACAGAGTGGATATGATAGTGTCGTTTTTAGCGCTGCTTGAGATACTCAGACTCAGCCTTGCTTATGTTTTTCAGGAGCAGTATTTTGGCAAGATTAAAATTGTTAAACGATGATGGGGTTAAAAAGAAAATGCTTACAAAGTTAACTCCAGTAGAATGTTTTCTGTCACCTAATGATAGAGTAAAATGGACTGGATTCCCGCTCGTAGGCGGGAATGACAAAGGAGGGGGGGCTTCTTTCTCTTTGTCTTTCTTTTTTTCTTTGTCATTCCTGCGGAGGCAGGAATCCAGTCTTTTATTAGCGGAGTTACATGCAATTTAATGTTATGCCGCAAGTGGCGGGGAGTAATACCCAAGTGATTTAACTTCAACGGTAGTCCGCACGAATTGGAAAAGTATAGTGGATCCCAAATATGAGACAATCAGTTAAGATAGAGCTGGTTGTAATGAATGGGAGGATAAAATGAAAAACAGACGGAAGTTTGGCAAAGAGTACAAAGCAAAAGTAGCAATAGAAGCGCTCAAAGGTCAGAGGACAGCCAATGAGATAGCGCAGGAATTTGATATTCATGTGAACCAGGTGAATGAATGGAAAAAGCATTTAGTAGAAGGGGCGTCAACGTTATTTAATGGAGTGCAAGAAAATTCTCAGGCGGCATATGAATCAGAGCGAGAGCGGTTATATAGTCAAATAGGGAAGTTGCAAGTAGAAGTGGACTGGCTAAAAAAAAAGAGCCTGTTACTTGCGCAACGGTAAGTGAGAAACGAGCGATGATAGAGCCAGCAAATAAGGAATTGAGTATTCGTCAGCAGTGTAACCTGCTAAGCCTTCCACGCTCCAGTTATTATCGTCAGGCAGTACCGGAGAGCGAGGAGAATTTGAAGGTGATGAGGGCAATAGATGAGCAGTACACAATGCATCCATGGTATGGAAGCCGCACAATGGTTTACATTCTTTTCCGAGCAGGATATAAAGTAAATCGCAAGCGAGTAAAGCGTTTGATGATGTTGATGGGTCTTGTATCTATAGCACCCAGAAAAAGAACGACAGTACGGAATAAGCAACATAAAGTTTACCCTTATCTACTGCGATTATTAGATATTACTATCATCAACCAAGTCTGGTGCAGTGATATAACGTATATTCGAATGAGACATGGCTTTGTGTATCTGACAGCAGTAATGGACTGGTATAGCCGCTATGTGCTGTCATGGGAGGTGTCAGTGACAATGGATGATGGTTTTTGCGTAAGTAGCCTTGAGCGAGCCCTTAGGCTCTATGGCAGTCCTGAGATATTCAACACAGATCAAGGCAGCCAGTATACAGGGGCAGCGTTTATCAATGTGCTTCAGAGCAATGGGATTCGGATAAGTATGGATGGCAGAGGACGGGCTATGGATAATATCATGATTGAGCGGCTGTGGCGCAGTGTCAAGTATGAGGAGGTTTATATAAAAGATTATGAAACTGTTGATGAGTTGATTAAAGCGCTAAGGAGCTATTTTGATTTTTATAACAATGAGCGTCCGCATTCTACGCTTAGAGGCAAAACACCTGCCGAGGTTTATAAAAGCTCTGATTTTGCGATGGCGGCGTAAGGATGCATTACCCTATCCCTTACCCTTATACTAACAGACTAAATACCCTCTTAGAGGGCTATACCTTAAGTCCACTAAAAAGTGGTCTTGACAATGGGGTCCACTATAGAATACATCAAAGAATTTTTTGATTTTTCAACATGGTGCAATATCGTCTGACAAACATATCAATGATGTAAACGGTTGGTTACTCATTCAATATAACTTAGACACGATTGGTTAAAAGAGGTTGAACTATACGCTTTTTTGGTTTGGCGAGATTGCCACACCCCCTTACGGGGGTTCGCAATGACAGGACAGGGCTTTTTGCCATCCACCCAGCATTACATATACAAACAATACAACAGTGTGTCATTGCGAGGAGCGTTAGCGACGTGGCAATCTCGCCCAGCGCACCAGCGTTAGACCCAAAGCAACCAACAGCAATCCATTCCTTTATCAGATACCTTGCCCACATAGGCATTTTCATTAATGTAAATATCAAAACAAATTAAGGGAGGTGATTTAGCTCAGTTAGAATTTGAACAATTGTTACTACAGTTAAATTGCTAAAAAATACCTCCTCATGCTACAGTATATACCAAAAGTGCGGCTTCGGAGGTAACAGAGTTTGGATAGACTTAAAATTGCAGCAGTCATACTGACAGTAATGTCAGCCTTGTTATTTTCCTGCGCAACTACTCAAAGCGATTCGCCAAATAAGAACAAACTCCTCGTTTCACACTACAAGATGGGAATGTCTAAGATAAACGAACAGGATTTTCAGGCGGCTCAGGTTGAGTTTAAAAAGGCGCTTGAGATAGACCCTAACGATAAGGAGACACTCAATGCACTTGGTCTCACCTGTCTTCATTTTCAGGATAATAAATGCGCTATAGATACTTTCAAGAAAGCTATACACTCGGACTCAAATTACTCTGAGGCTCATAACAACCTTGGTATAACATACGCAAGATTGGGACAGTGGGAGGATTCCATTCAATGCTTCAAAAAAGCTCTTGAAAACCAGTTTTATGAAAAACCGGATCGCGCATACAACAACCTCGGCTATTCATTCTACCGCGTTGGTAAGCTGCGTGAAGCCCTGAACGCATTTAATGAATCCTTAAAGAGAAATGTTAAAAGTAGCAGCTCCTACATGGGTATGGCCCTTGTCTTAAACGCCATGGGACGCTACGGTGAGGCCTCCGAAAGGCTTATGCAAGCACTGGGAACGGATTCTTACTTCAGAGGCGATGTTGCTAAGGCCAGAGAGGAATTTGAAAAAAGAAAGCGCACAGGCAATGATTACGAAAGACGAGATAACTCAGACCTGCTTGACATACTAAACTACTGAGGAACAATACAGAGTGACAAGAGATAAATTGACCGCTTACATTCACACATGGGGCTGTCAGATGAATGTTCGTGATTCGGAACACATAAAGGGGATTTTGAAAGGGGAGGGCTACGATATTTCAGATACCCCCGACGGTGCCTCCTTGGTGGTTCTTAACACATGCAGCATCAGAGAAAAGGCGGAACAGAAATTCCTAAGCGAGCTTGGCAGATTAAGCCTTCAGAAAAAGAAGCACCCGGAGTTAAAAATAGCCGTCTCAGGCTGTATTGCACAACAGCAGGGTAGGGCGCTTTTGAAATCACATCCATCGGTGGATTTCTCCTTTGGCCCTCAAAACATATTCAACCTTAAAGAGTTTCTTTATGATGAAAAACGAACTGCCTTTACTAAGGAAAACACAGGGGAAACTGAGGAGATACATCACACCCAATTGTCAGCCCACAGAGATAACGATTTGCGCGCATGGGTTAATATTATGTATGGATGCAACAACTACTGCAGCTACTGTGTCGTGCCATACACAAGGGGTAGAGAGCGCTCAAGGTCTTATGAAAACATAATCGCAGAGGTCAGAGATCTTGCCGATAAGGGTTATAAGGAAATCTCGCTGCTTGGACAAAATGTGAATTCATATAGCGGCGGCTGTACCTTTCCAGAGCTTTTAACTATGATATGCGGTATTGGAGGGATTTTGAGAATTCGCTTTATCACCTCTCATCCTAAAGACCTGACTGCTGAACTTGCAATTACTATGGGGAAATCCGCAAAAATCTGTAATCACATTCACCTTCCTGTTCAATCCGGCTCCACTAATGTGCTTAATCGTATGAATAGAAAGTACACGTTTGAGGAGTATTTTGATAAAATATTAATCTTGCGCAAGCATGTACCTGATATTGCAATTACTACGGATATAATCGCTGGGTTTCCAGCAGAGACCGACTCAGACCATTATGAGACTGTAAGAGCGCTGAAAGAGATAGAGTTTGACGGCATATTTGCGTTTAAATACTCCCAAAGACCGCATACAAAAGCAGCCGATATGGAACACCAACTCAGTGAGTCAATAAAATCTCAAAGACTTGCTGAAATTCTTACCGTGTCAGATATGATTACTGAAAGAAAAAACAAAGTTCTTGAGGGCAAGTGCTTTGAGGTTTTAACAGAGGGTATCAATGCGGATAACAGGTGGTTTGGACGAACTACTACAAATAAAATTGTGAATTTTTCTCCAGATGAACACACTGAAAGAGGGAGAGTCGTTATGGTAAAGGTTATTGAGGGCTTTAAACACTCCCTTGAAGGTCAGCTCGTTGTTTAATGAAGTTTTCAATAATTACTTTAGGATGTAAGACAAACCAATCGGAGACGGCAGCGTTAGAAAGGATTTTTCAGGAGAATTCCCATAAAGCGGTAGAGTTGGAGGACCATCCTGATGTGTGTATCATAAACACGTGCACGGTTACGGCAAAGAGCGATTATCAGTCAAGACAGCTTATTAGAAAGGCGCTCAAATTATCAGGACAGGTGTTTGTAACCGGATGTTATTCAGAGCTTAACGAAGCTGAAGTATTACAGATAGATTCTAATCTTAAGATATTAAAAAACAAAGATAAAATTTATTTTTTCAAGGGGTCAGCAACCTCCGGCGTAAAGAGCTTATCACCCCCTGAAACATCGTCAACCCGAAGCCGCGCTTTTTTAAAAATTCAGGACGGCTGTAACTGGAAATGTTCATACTGCATAATAAACAAGGCACGAGGAGCATCTATAAGCAGATTAATGTCTGATATAGCTGCTGAGGCATCGGCAGCCGAATCAGACGGCTTTAACGAGGCAGTGCTGACAGGTATTCACATTGGTCATTATGGGCTTGACCTAAAACCTAAAGTAACACTTTCACTATTGATTGAACATATTCTGAGTAAAACAAAAAAAATCAGACTACGGATAAGCTCATTAGAAGCAAACGAAATAGATGAGCGTTTAATTGAGCTACTGAAAGAGGACAGAGTGTGCAACCACATTCACATACCTGTTCAAAGCGGTGACGATGAGATACTTTCACTAATGATGAGACCCCATAACACAGAGAAGTTTAAGGAAACGATTGAACAGTTAAGCCGTGACATTGAGAATATATCAATAGGTACGGATGTTATCGTTGGATTTCCCGGAGAGACTGATGCTCACTTTGAAAACACTTACAGATTTCTTTCATCAATACCACTGACATATCTGCATGTGTTTCCTTATTCAATGAGAAAAGACACAGCAGCATTCACAATGCCAAACCAAATAGCAAAAAACATAAAGAAAGAAAGAGCCTCAAGGCTA
Coding sequences:
- a CDS encoding segregation/condensation protein A; this translates as MEQELKVKLPVFEGPLDLLLSLIQKNKIDIYDIPIAFITRQYLEYLAAWTKELNVDVASEFLVMAATLIHIKSRMLLPVESQDALDEDEDPRLELVGRLLAYQSFKEAALALKEKETFGETYFFRDPQWVDEADAVNTEQTLFSVDLYVLLRAFSSLMDKKPIEARRITRESLTLKDKIAVIMERLDIEKEIIFYDLFGETDDRVDMIVSFLALLEILRLSLAYVFQEQYFGKIKIVKR
- a CDS encoding tetratricopeptide repeat protein, which gives rise to MDRLKIAAVILTVMSALLFSCATTQSDSPNKNKLLVSHYKMGMSKINEQDFQAAQVEFKKALEIDPNDKETLNALGLTCLHFQDNKCAIDTFKKAIHSDSNYSEAHNNLGITYARLGQWEDSIQCFKKALENQFYEKPDRAYNNLGYSFYRVGKLREALNAFNESLKRNVKSSSSYMGMALVLNAMGRYGEASERLMQALGTDSYFRGDVAKAREEFEKRKRTGNDYERRDNSDLLDILNY
- the miaB gene encoding tRNA (N6-isopentenyl adenosine(37)-C2)-methylthiotransferase MiaB — protein: MTRDKLTAYIHTWGCQMNVRDSEHIKGILKGEGYDISDTPDGASLVVLNTCSIREKAEQKFLSELGRLSLQKKKHPELKIAVSGCIAQQQGRALLKSHPSVDFSFGPQNIFNLKEFLYDEKRTAFTKENTGETEEIHHTQLSAHRDNDLRAWVNIMYGCNNYCSYCVVPYTRGRERSRSYENIIAEVRDLADKGYKEISLLGQNVNSYSGGCTFPELLTMICGIGGILRIRFITSHPKDLTAELAITMGKSAKICNHIHLPVQSGSTNVLNRMNRKYTFEEYFDKILILRKHVPDIAITTDIIAGFPAETDSDHYETVRALKEIEFDGIFAFKYSQRPHTKAADMEHQLSESIKSQRLAEILTVSDMITERKNKVLEGKCFEVLTEGINADNRWFGRTTTNKIVNFSPDEHTERGRVVMVKVIEGFKHSLEGQLVV
- the mtaB gene encoding tRNA (N(6)-L-threonylcarbamoyladenosine(37)-C(2))-methylthiotransferase MtaB — its product is MKFSIITLGCKTNQSETAALERIFQENSHKAVELEDHPDVCIINTCTVTAKSDYQSRQLIRKALKLSGQVFVTGCYSELNEAEVLQIDSNLKILKNKDKIYFFKGSATSGVKSLSPPETSSTRSRAFLKIQDGCNWKCSYCIINKARGASISRLMSDIAAEASAAESDGFNEAVLTGIHIGHYGLDLKPKVTLSLLIEHILSKTKKIRLRISSLEANEIDERLIELLKEDRVCNHIHIPVQSGDDEILSLMMRPHNTEKFKETIEQLSRDIENISIGTDVIVGFPGETDAHFENTYRFLSSIPLTYLHVFPYSMRKDTAAFTMPNQIAKNIKKERASRLRVLSEDFKDSYMKKQLGRTLKAIVESSNGALVLATTDNYLKVILQNDANILIKQKSLINLIVTAYTNNSLTGNPINII